Proteins encoded by one window of Methanobrevibacter sp.:
- the trxB gene encoding thioredoxin-disulfide reductase: MNQYDIIIIGAGPGGLTAGIYAGRQGTRNLILDKDMAGGLGREVPAMENYPGYDMISGLELVEKMKEQAIKNCELKEMECVEEITKEDGEYRFTVKTSKETYQSKTIILATGSSHRQLGAKGEEEFRGKGVSYCATCDGFFFAGRDIVMVGGGNSALQEALYLKNLGANVTLIHRRDEFRAQKHLQDKIKENEIKTIMNATVEEIKGNMLVESVVLKDTKTGKLSELPTNGVFVSVGYMPHTDLAYQLNVKLDESGHIITDKAQKTNIDYVYAVGDVCVGLKQWVVACGEGAVAATSAFEDIQ, translated from the coding sequence ATGAATCAATATGATATTATTATTATCGGAGCCGGACCTGGCGGATTGACCGCTGGAATTTATGCAGGCCGTCAGGGAACTAGAAATTTAATTTTGGACAAGGACATGGCAGGAGGCCTGGGCCGTGAGGTTCCTGCAATGGAAAACTATCCAGGATATGACATGATTTCAGGTCTTGAACTTGTAGAAAAGATGAAGGAACAGGCCATAAAGAACTGTGAGTTAAAGGAAATGGAATGCGTTGAGGAAATCACAAAGGAAGATGGTGAATACAGATTCACAGTTAAGACCAGCAAGGAAACATACCAATCCAAAACAATAATTCTTGCAACCGGAAGCTCACACAGACAGTTAGGTGCAAAAGGAGAAGAAGAATTTAGAGGAAAAGGAGTTAGCTACTGCGCTACCTGCGACGGATTTTTCTTTGCCGGACGTGACATTGTAATGGTGGGTGGAGGAAACAGTGCACTTCAGGAAGCATTATACCTCAAAAACCTTGGAGCAAACGTTACCCTTATTCACAGAAGGGATGAATTCAGGGCTCAAAAGCACTTACAGGACAAAATAAAAGAAAATGAAATAAAAACAATAATGAACGCAACCGTTGAAGAGATAAAAGGAAACATGCTTGTGGAGTCTGTTGTATTAAAAGACACAAAAACAGGAAAATTGAGTGAACTTCCAACTAATGGAGTGTTCGTAAGCGTAGGATACATGCCGCATACTGATTTGGCATATCAGCTAAACGTGAAACTGGATGAATCAGGACATATCATAACTGACAAAGCTCAAAAAACTAACATTGACTATGTATATGCCGTTGGTGATGTCTGTGTTGGCTTAAAACAGTGGGTTGTAGCTTGTGGGGAAGGTGCAGTCGCTGCAACTTCCGCATTTGAAGATATTCAGTAA
- a CDS encoding dicarboxylate/amino acid:cation symporter, with amino-acid sequence MLSKLRKISLSNWILIGMVLGIFVGLFLNFFVTNPFIKDTILIDNIFYLGGNGFIRLMKMLVVPLVFCSIVVGAASISDIRKIGTIGGRTIVIYLITTAVAVTIALAIGTLIQPGAGMNMSMSGQAVNATLNQTMTDTILNMIPENPLNSLANGYMLQVIIFGLLIGIILAKLRDEVKLVNEFFEQGNHIMMELTSLVMKVAPIGVFCLMARTFAGLGFDGILPIGKYVLCVLIGLAIQAFIVYPSLLVFFTRFNPVRFFKKFASVMLFAFSSSTSNATIPLNLEKLSEMGVESEVSSFTIPLGATINMDGTAIMQGCAVMFAAQAYGMDLGLTALITVIFTAVMASIGTAGVPSVGLITLTMVFNSIGLPVEAIGMIFGIDHLLDMFRTAVNITGDAICTIIVAFKNDSVDADVYNGEKEAHTPGIEF; translated from the coding sequence ATGTTAAGTAAACTAAGAAAAATCAGTCTCAGTAACTGGATTTTAATTGGAATGGTTTTAGGTATATTCGTTGGATTGTTCCTAAACTTCTTTGTAACAAATCCATTTATCAAGGACACTATTTTAATTGATAATATATTCTATTTAGGTGGTAACGGGTTTATCAGATTAATGAAAATGCTTGTTGTACCACTTGTTTTCTGTTCCATTGTTGTTGGAGCGGCTTCAATTTCAGATATCAGAAAAATCGGTACAATCGGCGGTCGTACAATCGTCATTTATTTGATTACCACTGCAGTTGCAGTTACAATTGCTCTTGCAATCGGTACACTCATCCAGCCTGGTGCTGGCATGAACATGAGCATGTCAGGTCAAGCAGTCAATGCAACATTGAATCAGACAATGACCGATACAATCTTAAATATGATTCCTGAAAATCCATTGAACTCACTTGCAAACGGATACATGCTCCAGGTAATCATTTTCGGATTATTAATAGGAATCATCTTGGCTAAATTAAGGGATGAAGTTAAATTGGTCAATGAATTCTTTGAGCAAGGAAATCACATCATGATGGAGTTGACTTCCCTTGTTATGAAAGTCGCACCAATCGGTGTATTCTGTCTTATGGCAAGGACATTTGCAGGCCTTGGATTTGATGGTATACTGCCAATAGGAAAATATGTATTATGTGTACTTATAGGTCTTGCAATACAGGCTTTCATTGTTTATCCGTCATTACTTGTATTCTTTACAAGATTCAATCCTGTCAGGTTCTTCAAGAAGTTTGCATCAGTTATGCTTTTTGCATTTTCATCCTCAACATCCAATGCAACAATCCCTTTAAACTTGGAAAAACTATCCGAAATGGGTGTTGAATCAGAAGTCTCCTCATTTACAATCCCTCTCGGAGCTACAATCAACATGGATGGTACTGCTATTATGCAAGGTTGTGCAGTTATGTTTGCAGCACAGGCTTATGGTATGGATTTAGGACTTACTGCACTTATTACAGTAATCTTTACCGCAGTAATGGCATCCATCGGAACCGCAGGAGTTCCTTCAGTAGGACTTATTACACTTACAATGGTATTCAATTCAATTGGATTACCAGTAGAAGCAATCGGTATGATTTTCGGTATCGATCACTTGTTAGACATGTTCAGAACAGCTGTAAACATTACTGGAGATGCAATCTGTACTATTATCGTTGCATTCAAAAACGATTCAGTTGATGCTGATGTCTATAACGGTGAAAAAGAAGCCCATACACCGGGAATTGAATTTTAA
- the guaA gene encoding glutamine-hydrolyzing GMP synthase gives MLSPKEFIEESIQKIKDQIGDKKAIIALSGGVDSSVCSVLVQEAIGDNLTAVFVDHGLLREGEVEQVTNTFKDRLNFKFVDASDEFMDALAGVEDPEEKRKIIGKVFIDVFEREAIKSGAKFLVQGTIAPDWIETKGEIKSHHNLALPSGMELELCEPIRDLYKDEVREIGDELDLPATTVYRQPFPGPGLGVRVVGELTRENVEVCRKANKIVCDEIEAAGIDKDVWQYFAVLTNTKVTGVKGDQRDFGYLVVVRVVNSIDAMTASVAELPWNVVQTISKRITSEISEVTHVALSVSDKPPATIEFC, from the coding sequence ATGTTAAGCCCAAAAGAATTTATCGAAGAATCCATTCAAAAAATCAAAGATCAAATTGGTGACAAAAAAGCGATCATTGCATTGTCCGGTGGAGTAGACAGTTCAGTATGTTCTGTTCTCGTACAGGAAGCAATCGGTGACAACTTAACTGCTGTTTTTGTTGACCACGGTCTTTTAAGAGAAGGAGAAGTTGAACAAGTAACCAACACTTTCAAAGACAGATTAAACTTCAAGTTTGTTGATGCATCTGATGAATTTATGGATGCTCTTGCTGGCGTTGAAGATCCTGAAGAAAAAAGAAAAATCATCGGAAAAGTATTCATTGACGTATTTGAAAGAGAAGCAATCAAATCTGGTGCTAAATTCTTAGTTCAAGGAACCATTGCACCCGACTGGATTGAAACCAAAGGTGAAATCAAATCTCACCACAACTTGGCACTTCCAAGCGGAATGGAACTCGAATTATGCGAACCGATCCGTGACTTGTACAAAGACGAAGTAAGGGAAATCGGTGACGAATTAGACTTACCTGCCACTACTGTATACAGACAACCTTTCCCAGGACCAGGTCTTGGTGTACGTGTTGTTGGTGAACTCACCCGTGAAAACGTTGAAGTATGTAGAAAAGCAAACAAAATCGTTTGTGATGAAATTGAAGCTGCAGGAATCGACAAAGATGTATGGCAATACTTTGCTGTATTGACCAACACCAAAGTTACCGGTGTTAAAGGAGACCAAAGAGACTTCGGATACTTGGTTGTAGTAAGAGTTGTAAACTCAATTGACGCTATGACTGCATCTGTTGCTGAACTTCCTTGGAATGTTGTTCAAACCATTTCAAAAAGAATTACCTCAGAAATCTCTGAAGTTACCCATGTCGCTTTATCCGTAAGTGACAAACCACCTGCAACCATCGAATTCTGTTAA
- a CDS encoding (4Fe-4S)-binding protein, translating to MSKQEELEKKGYKTYSNEEINVFWNPELCQHAGECIRGNSKVFDASRRPWVDISAAPSKEIAEIIDRCPSGALLYELK from the coding sequence ATGTCAAAACAAGAGGAACTTGAGAAAAAAGGATACAAAACATATTCAAATGAAGAAATAAATGTTTTCTGGAATCCTGAATTGTGCCAACATGCTGGAGAATGCATAAGAGGAAACAGTAAAGTCTTTGATGCTTCAAGAAGGCCTTGGGTCGACATTTCCGCAGCACCATCAAAGGAAATTGCAGAAATCATCGACAGATGTCCGTCAGGAGCATTACTGTATGAACTCAAATAA
- a CDS encoding pirin family protein, whose protein sequence is MLRKVTHQIKGQKDVGASGIHFIRALDEETTKIFDPFLRLDVFDSSNLDEYISGFPTRPHRGLETITFVSKGQMRHGDHLDTGATIYNGEAQWLTAGSGAKHEEYPGGESLLATQLWLNMPAKDKMTEPPAYHSITNDEIMEFPFDGGVLRLVTGEYEGVEAWQGKILSC, encoded by the coding sequence ATGTTAAGAAAAGTAACACATCAAATTAAAGGTCAAAAGGATGTCGGTGCATCCGGAATACATTTCATACGTGCTTTGGATGAAGAAACAACCAAGATATTTGATCCGTTCTTGAGATTGGATGTTTTTGACAGTTCAAATCTTGATGAATACATTTCTGGTTTTCCAACTCGTCCTCACAGAGGTCTTGAAACAATAACTTTTGTAAGCAAAGGTCAAATGCGCCATGGAGACCATCTTGATACTGGTGCTACAATCTATAACGGTGAAGCCCAATGGCTTACCGCAGGATCCGGTGCCAAGCATGAGGAATATCCTGGAGGAGAATCTCTTCTTGCAACACAGCTCTGGCTCAACATGCCTGCAAAGGATAAAATGACTGAACCTCCAGCATACCACAGCATAACAAATGATGAAATCATGGAATTTCCGTTTGATGGAGGAGTTTTACGTTTAGTAACTGGTGAATATGAAGGAGTAGAAGCATGGCAGGGCAAAATACTGTCCTGTTGA
- a CDS encoding MarR family transcriptional regulator, with translation MPSQIAKDTGIVQNHISNTLRQLKEHDLVECINPEVRKGRLYRQTDKGEAVSKNIILD, from the coding sequence ATGCCTTCTCAAATAGCTAAAGACACTGGGATTGTTCAGAATCATATTTCGAATACATTAAGGCAATTAAAAGAACATGACTTGGTTGAATGTATTAATCCAGAAGTTAGAAAAGGTAGATTATATCGCCAAACAGATAAAGGCGAAGCAGTATCTAAAAATATAATTCTCGATTAA
- a CDS encoding GMP synthase subunit A codes for MTILVINNKGQYNHRIARSLQYLKIPAKLVSNELSIEEIEAENPIGLILGGGPSIEGAGLSEEYIKHFDIPILGICLGHQLIAKAYGGEVSTSETESYAQVKIDIKNDENLFEGLAPEIDVWSSHKDEVKTVPEEFEVLASSNLCDVESFKHKDKDVYGIQFHPEVHHTPKGEVIFNNFYKICKDRCEND; via the coding sequence ATGACAATTTTAGTAATTAATAACAAAGGCCAATATAATCACAGAATCGCTAGAAGTTTACAATACTTAAAAATTCCAGCTAAACTAGTTTCAAACGAATTATCCATTGAGGAAATTGAAGCTGAAAATCCTATCGGATTAATTTTAGGTGGAGGACCATCAATTGAAGGTGCAGGTTTAAGTGAAGAGTACATCAAACACTTTGACATTCCAATACTCGGAATCTGTCTTGGCCATCAGTTAATTGCTAAAGCATATGGTGGAGAAGTAAGCACTTCTGAAACTGAAAGTTATGCTCAAGTTAAAATAGACATTAAAAATGATGAAAACTTATTTGAAGGTCTAGCTCCTGAAATCGATGTTTGGTCATCCCACAAGGATGAAGTTAAAACAGTTCCTGAAGAATTCGAAGTCTTGGCTAGTTCCAACTTATGCGATGTTGAATCATTTAAACATAAAGATAAAGATGTATATGGAATACAGTTCCACCCTGAAGTACATCACACTCCAAAAGGAGAAGTAATTTTTAATAATTTTTATAAAATCTGTAAAGATAGGTGCGAAAATGATTGA
- a CDS encoding peptide transporter, with product MNEWHIGDPVDWGDGWMDAQNWGHGHDDEKEHHKGIEVDLTTRKINEYSKKAWNHYMEFQEEEALHYINLALDLNDRHANNWNRKAIILEGMKRYAESEKCYNKSLELSPQKLVYENKARMLLSWSHQLLEESKELPNGLNKLKEAENKIIKAMNALPGDSEEDINKYLRMRDSINFYIDYENKFQRNLETLKGYDKFELFTITGRKFYRNNITLTSGMPLKLVKEPDNEFDKDAIAVYAKNEKIGYVANKDYTKYELTSSASELQDKIEDIAQGSYLLYLDRYADIQFHIGRIVK from the coding sequence ATGAATGAATGGCATATAGGAGATCCAGTAGATTGGGGAGACGGTTGGATGGATGCCCAGAACTGGGGTCACGGTCACGATGATGAGAAAGAGCATCACAAGGGTATTGAAGTTGATTTAACAACTCGCAAGATAAATGAATACTCAAAAAAAGCTTGGAATCATTATATGGAGTTCCAAGAGGAAGAAGCACTTCACTATATTAACTTAGCATTAGATTTAAATGACAGACATGCAAACAACTGGAACAGAAAAGCAATTATTCTTGAAGGCATGAAAAGATATGCCGAATCTGAAAAATGCTATAACAAATCACTCGAATTATCTCCACAGAAGTTGGTTTATGAAAACAAGGCCAGAATGCTGTTGAGTTGGTCACATCAATTACTTGAAGAGTCAAAAGAATTACCAAACGGATTAAATAAACTGAAAGAAGCAGAAAATAAAATCATAAAGGCAATGAATGCTCTTCCTGGAGATAGTGAGGAAGATATCAATAAATATCTTAGAATGAGAGACAGTATTAATTTTTATATAGATTATGAAAATAAATTCCAACGCAATCTTGAAACTTTGAAAGGATATGATAAATTTGAACTGTTTACAATAACAGGAAGGAAGTTTTATAGAAATAATATAACTCTTACTTCAGGCATGCCGTTAAAACTTGTTAAGGAACCGGATAATGAATTTGATAAGGATGCAATTGCAGTATATGCTAAAAATGAAAAGATAGGTTATGTAGCAAATAAAGATTATACAAAATATGAATTAACCTCATCAGCATCTGAACTGCAAGATAAAATTGAAGATATTGCTCAAGGAAGCTATTTATTATATTTGGATAGATATGCAGATATACAATTCCATATTGGGAGAATAGTCAAATAA